A region from the Benincasa hispida cultivar B227 chromosome 8, ASM972705v1, whole genome shotgun sequence genome encodes:
- the LOC120083065 gene encoding trihelix transcription factor ASIL2-like isoform X2 — translation MGDLTDSLTPSSANSRQVPIREDCWSEDATSTLIDAWGRRFLELNRGNLRQKDWQDVADSVNSLHGLTKKTHRTDVQCKNRIDTVKKKYKTERARVSASHGNFVSSWPFYARLDELIGPTVSMKKPSSPPMALPLPFRKTPPPSAAATPAVVAVSQKRTASAMDDGYFRRNYSAMAAAAAAAALTEEEEEEEEEEEEERVSDDEEAEGEGISRLARAIKRFGEVYERVEAEKVRQMVELEKQRMQFAKDLEVQRMHMFMETQVQLERIKRGKKSTPSDI, via the exons ATGGGGGATCTCACCGATTCTCTCACCCCTTCCTCTGCTAACTCTCGCCAAGTTCCCATTCGTGAGGATTGCTGGAGCGAGGACGCTACCTCCACTCTCATCGACGCTTGGGGTCGCCGTTTTCTCGAGCTCAATCGTGGCAATCTCCGTCAGAAAGACTGGCAGGATGTTGCCGATTCTGTTAACTCTCTCCATGGTCTTACCAAGAAAACCCATCGTACCGATGTTCAGTGTAAGAACCGGATCGACACCGTTAAGAAGAAGTACAAGACCGAGAGGGCTAGGGTTTCTGCTTCCCACGGAAATTTTGTTTCCTCTTGGCCCTTTTATGCTCGTCTCGACGAACTCATTGGTCCTACTGTTTCTATGAAGAAACCCTCTTCTCCTCCTATGGCTCTTCCTTTGCCCTTTCGTAAGACGCCTCCCCCTTCCGCTGCTGCTACTCCCGCCGTCGTTGCTGTCTCTCAGAAGCGGACTGCTTCTGCCATGGACGATGGCTATTTCCGGAGGAATTACTCGGCTATGGCGGCCGCTGCTGCTGCCGCTGCATTGACGGAggaagaggaggaggaggaggaggaggaggaggaggagagaGTGAGCGACGATGAGGAGGCGGAAGGGGAAGGCATTAGTCGGTTGGCAAGAGCGATTAAAAGGTTTGGGGAGGTGTATGAAAGAGTGGAGGCAGAGAAGGTGCGACAGATGGTGGAATTGGAGAAGCAGAGGATGCAATTTGCCAAGGATTTGGAAGTGCAGCGGATGCATATGTTTATGGAGACCCAGGTTCAGCTTGAGAGGATTAAGCGAGGGAAGAAATCAACTCCCAGTG ATATCTAG
- the LOC120083065 gene encoding trihelix transcription factor ASIL2-like isoform X1 — protein sequence MGDLTDSLTPSSANSRQVPIREDCWSEDATSTLIDAWGRRFLELNRGNLRQKDWQDVADSVNSLHGLTKKTHRTDVQCKNRIDTVKKKYKTERARVSASHGNFVSSWPFYARLDELIGPTVSMKKPSSPPMALPLPFRKTPPPSAAATPAVVAVSQKRTASAMDDGYFRRNYSAMAAAAAAAALTEEEEEEEEEEEEERVSDDEEAEGEGISRLARAIKRFGEVYERVEAEKVRQMVELEKQRMQFAKDLEVQRMHMFMETQVQLERIKRGKKSTPSGLENLFSSFNVASSMTMFGLGMFGEDVSKVLDASL from the exons ATGGGGGATCTCACCGATTCTCTCACCCCTTCCTCTGCTAACTCTCGCCAAGTTCCCATTCGTGAGGATTGCTGGAGCGAGGACGCTACCTCCACTCTCATCGACGCTTGGGGTCGCCGTTTTCTCGAGCTCAATCGTGGCAATCTCCGTCAGAAAGACTGGCAGGATGTTGCCGATTCTGTTAACTCTCTCCATGGTCTTACCAAGAAAACCCATCGTACCGATGTTCAGTGTAAGAACCGGATCGACACCGTTAAGAAGAAGTACAAGACCGAGAGGGCTAGGGTTTCTGCTTCCCACGGAAATTTTGTTTCCTCTTGGCCCTTTTATGCTCGTCTCGACGAACTCATTGGTCCTACTGTTTCTATGAAGAAACCCTCTTCTCCTCCTATGGCTCTTCCTTTGCCCTTTCGTAAGACGCCTCCCCCTTCCGCTGCTGCTACTCCCGCCGTCGTTGCTGTCTCTCAGAAGCGGACTGCTTCTGCCATGGACGATGGCTATTTCCGGAGGAATTACTCGGCTATGGCGGCCGCTGCTGCTGCCGCTGCATTGACGGAggaagaggaggaggaggaggaggaggaggaggaggagagaGTGAGCGACGATGAGGAGGCGGAAGGGGAAGGCATTAGTCGGTTGGCAAGAGCGATTAAAAGGTTTGGGGAGGTGTATGAAAGAGTGGAGGCAGAGAAGGTGCGACAGATGGTGGAATTGGAGAAGCAGAGGATGCAATTTGCCAAGGATTTGGAAGTGCAGCGGATGCATATGTTTATGGAGACCCAGGTTCAGCTTGAGAGGATTAAGCGAGGGAAGAAATCAACTCCCAGTG GACTAGAAAATTTGTTCTCAAGTTTCAATGTTGCTTCTAGCATGACTATGTTTGGGCTTGGAATGTTTGGGGAGGATGTCTCCAAGGTCTTGGACGCAAGCCTCTAG